From the Acidobacteriota bacterium genome, the window CACCGGCCGCTCGGCTGCGCGCTGTACAGCGATCGATCCGAGATCGCGATCCGGATGGTGTCGCGCGCCGAGGAGCGGATCGACGACGCGTTCTGGCGCCGGCGGCTGGAACGGGCGATCGAATACCGGCGGCAGTTGGACGTTGCCGCCACCGACACGACGGCGTACCGCCTGGTCCACGGCGAAGGCGACCTCCTGCCGTCCCTCGTCGTCGATCGATACGGCGACTACCTGGTGATGCAGGCGCTCTCGCAGGGCACGGACCGTCTGCAGTCCGCGTTTGTCAGGCATCTGGTGGACCTGGTCCAGCCGCGCGGCGTGCTCGCGCGGAACGATCCGCGCGTGCGGCTGCTCGAGGGGCTGGAGCAGAAGGTGGAGCTGCTGCACGGCGAGGTGCCCGAGCAGGTCTTCGTCCGTGAGGCCGGCGTCGAGTACGAGATCGATCCGTGGCACGGACAGAAGACCGGCCTGTTCCTCGATCAGCGCGAGAACCGGCTCGCGGCCAGACGGTGGGCGCGAGGGCGGCTGCTCGACTGCTTCAGCTACCACGGCGGGTTCGCGCTCGCGCTCGCGGGCCAGTGTGACACGGCTCTCGCGCTGGATATTTCAGAGGACGCGGTGGCCCGCATTCGCGCGAACGCAGCGCGGAACGCCGTCAGGAATGTGGACGCCCGCACGGCCAACGTGTTCGACGAGCTGCGCGAGTTCGATCGGGCGGGGGAGACGTTCGACACCATCGTGCTCGACCCGCCGGCGTTCGCCAAGAGCAAGCCGGCCGTCGCGAAGGCGGCGGCGGGATACAAGGAGATCAACCTGCGCGCGATGAAGCTGCTGGCGCCAGGCGGGATCCTCGTGACGTGCAGCTGCTCGTACAACGTGGACGAGGAGATGTTCGGCGCGATCGTGCAGCGCGCCGCCGCCGACGCGCACGCGGACATGGTGCTCGTCGACAAGCGCATCCAGGGCCGCGACCACCCGGTGCTCATCGGCGTCCCGGAGACCTACTACCTGAAGTGCCTG encodes:
- a CDS encoding class I SAM-dependent rRNA methyltransferase; the protein is MTPSVTVSHRGEERIRAGHPWVYRSDIIAVEHAGAGEIVRVVSGRGGRHRPLGCALYSDRSEIAIRMVSRAEERIDDAFWRRRLERAIEYRRQLDVAATDTTAYRLVHGEGDLLPSLVVDRYGDYLVMQALSQGTDRLQSAFVRHLVDLVQPRGVLARNDPRVRLLEGLEQKVELLHGEVPEQVFVREAGVEYEIDPWHGQKTGLFLDQRENRLAARRWARGRLLDCFSYHGGFALALAGQCDTALALDISEDAVARIRANAARNAVRNVDARTANVFDELREFDRAGETFDTIVLDPPAFAKSKPAVAKAAAGYKEINLRAMKLLAPGGILVTCSCSYNVDEEMFGAIVQRAAADAHADMVLVDKRIQGRDHPVLIGVPETYYLKCLILRKAGE